A region from the Nesterenkonia lacusekhoensis genome encodes:
- a CDS encoding IS3 family transposase (programmed frameshift) encodes MTSKRRRHTPEQIIRKLQDAEKLQAEGHDVAATARELGVTEATYYRWKNQYGGLKAEDAKRLKELQKQNDRLKKLLAEAELEKAALKELAGGKLLSPDRRRAAARHLMATMGISERRATALAGLARSAFRRALKSENAGDPDAGLRAWLRAYAKDHPRWGYRRAYHDARAEGWAVNHKKVQRLWREEGLRVPVRRRRKRVGSSTAEAPQADAPNVVWAVDFQFDADETGRAIKIASIVDEHTRECLGGIVARSITGDDLTAHLDAIAADRGLPEVLRCDNGPELICHAMADWAGEVTGIHYIPPGAPWRNGYVESFNSRIRDECLNITSFWSLTHARVIITDWKKEYNTIRRHSALGYRSPAEYAEICTH; translated from the exons ATGACAAGCAAGAGAAGACGCCATACCCCGGAACAGATCATCCGGAAGCTCCAAGACGCTGAGAAGCTCCAGGCAGAAGGCCACGACGTCGCCGCCACCGCCCGCGAACTGGGAGTCACCGAGGCCACCTACTACCGGTGGAAGAACCAATACGGCGGGCTCAAAGCCGAAGACGCCAAACGGCTGAAGGAACTTCAGAAGCAAAACGACCGGCTCAAGAAGCTCCTGGCCGAGGCGGAGCTGGAGAAGGCCGCGCTGAAGGAGCTGGCGG GAGGGAAACTTCTAAGCCCGGACCGGCGCCGAGCAGCTGCGCGACACCTGATGGCCACCATGGGCATCAGTGAACGCAGAGCCACCGCGCTGGCCGGGCTTGCCCGATCCGCCTTCCGCCGGGCACTGAAGTCTGAGAACGCTGGTGATCCTGATGCTGGGCTGCGGGCCTGGCTACGGGCTTATGCAAAGGACCACCCGCGCTGGGGCTACCGGCGGGCCTATCATGATGCCCGAGCCGAGGGCTGGGCGGTCAACCATAAGAAGGTCCAGCGGCTCTGGCGTGAAGAGGGCCTGCGGGTTCCGGTGAGACGTCGACGCAAACGCGTGGGGTCCTCCACCGCGGAAGCCCCGCAGGCGGACGCGCCGAATGTGGTGTGGGCGGTGGACTTCCAATTCGACGCCGATGAGACGGGCCGGGCGATCAAGATCGCCTCGATCGTCGATGAGCACACTCGCGAATGCCTGGGCGGGATCGTGGCCCGCAGCATCACCGGTGATGACCTCACCGCCCACCTCGACGCTATCGCCGCTGACCGGGGGCTTCCAGAGGTCCTACGGTGTGACAACGGCCCGGAGCTGATCTGCCACGCGATGGCCGACTGGGCCGGGGAGGTCACGGGGATCCACTACATCCCGCCGGGTGCGCCGTGGCGCAATGGGTACGTGGAGTCCTTCAACAGCAGGATCCGGGATGAGTGCCTGAACATCACCAGCTTCTGGTCTTTGACCCATGCTCGGGTGATCATCACGGATTGGAAGAAGGAATACAACACCATCCGGCGCCACTCAGCGCTCGGGTACCGCAGCCCGGCTGAGTATGCTGAAATCTGTACCCATTGA
- a CDS encoding FAD-dependent oxidoreductase, whose amino-acid sequence MADTTNHTESLPVVVIGAGPVGLATAAHLRERGLTPLVLEAGSTSGAAIRDWGHTRLFSPWRFNIDDAARRLLEADGWQAPNPEVLPTGHELITDYLTPLADALGDVVRTDARVIAVSREGIDKTRSTGRETTPFLVRIASSDGSSEDVLARSVIDASGTWHQPNPLGRSGLPAPGEAEATARGLITQPLPAVTGVDRDRFAGRHVLVVGAGHSAANTLLDLADLADDNPATRISWAVRSADVSHAYGGEDRDELAARGALGSRLRGLVESGQIDVRTSFVITGFDTDGEQLHVQAAGPDGAEKLTVDVLVPATGFRPDLSMLTELRLDLDPAVDAPKQLGPLIDPEFHSCGSVPPHGERLLAHPEPGFYIVGMKSYGRAPTFLMATGYEQVRSIAAALAGDRVAADTVHLELPETGVCTTDLGGSCDVPAGPLPVTIGGAPTSSCCS is encoded by the coding sequence ATGGCTGACACCACCAACCACACCGAGAGTCTGCCGGTCGTCGTCATCGGCGCCGGCCCCGTCGGGCTGGCCACCGCCGCCCACCTGCGCGAACGCGGCCTGACCCCGCTGGTGCTGGAGGCCGGCAGCACCAGCGGCGCCGCGATCCGCGACTGGGGCCACACCCGCCTGTTCTCGCCGTGGCGGTTCAACATCGACGACGCCGCCCGCCGCCTCCTCGAGGCAGATGGCTGGCAGGCCCCGAACCCGGAAGTCCTGCCCACCGGTCACGAGCTGATCACCGACTACCTGACCCCGCTGGCAGACGCGCTGGGCGACGTCGTCCGCACCGACGCCCGCGTCATCGCGGTCTCCCGGGAAGGGATCGACAAGACCCGCAGCACCGGCAGGGAGACCACCCCGTTCCTCGTCCGCATCGCCTCCTCCGACGGATCGTCCGAGGACGTGTTGGCGCGCAGCGTCATCGACGCCTCGGGCACCTGGCACCAGCCCAACCCACTCGGCCGGTCCGGCCTGCCCGCCCCCGGAGAAGCCGAGGCGACAGCCCGCGGCCTCATCACCCAGCCCCTGCCCGCCGTCACCGGTGTCGACCGTGACCGGTTCGCCGGGCGCCACGTCCTCGTCGTCGGCGCCGGCCACTCCGCGGCCAACACGCTGCTCGACCTCGCAGACCTCGCTGACGACAACCCCGCGACCCGGATCAGCTGGGCCGTCCGCTCCGCCGACGTCTCCCACGCCTACGGCGGGGAGGACCGTGACGAGCTCGCCGCCCGCGGCGCACTCGGCTCCCGCCTCCGAGGCCTGGTCGAATCCGGCCAGATCGACGTACGCACCTCGTTCGTGATCACCGGGTTCGACACCGACGGCGAGCAGCTGCACGTCCAGGCCGCAGGACCCGACGGAGCCGAGAAGCTCACCGTGGACGTTCTTGTGCCGGCCACCGGGTTCCGCCCCGACCTGTCGATGCTGACCGAGCTGCGCCTCGACCTCGACCCAGCGGTCGACGCGCCGAAACAGCTCGGTCCGCTCATCGATCCGGAGTTCCACTCCTGCGGTAGCGTGCCCCCGCACGGTGAACGCCTGCTGGCCCACCCCGAACCCGGGTTCTACATCGTCGGCATGAAGAGCTACGGCCGCGCACCGACGTTCCTCATGGCCACCGGCTACGAACAGGTCCGCTCCATCGCCGCAGCACTGGCAGGTGACCGGGTCGCCGCCGACACCGTCCACCTCGAACTGCCCGAGACCGGAGTCTGCACCACCGACCTCGGCGGGTCCTGCGACGTGCCAGCCGGGCCACTCCCGGTGACCATCGGCGGCGCACCCACCTCCTCCTGCTGCTCCTGA
- a CDS encoding tyrosine-type recombinase/integrase, producing MTTGTLAPATAGLDRPNSQHAMAMLAEAAQLAEANSLSEQTRRLYSSDWRRFTAWCSAAGVDPMPASVETVRAYAASMALGGEDSGYRPATIERHLAAIGYAHTAAGHSPPTKHPAVENVMRGIRRALGSQSRQMRPLLLADVRTIISDIDTSSWPAGLAGLRDTFVLLGGFASAMRRSEMAAMLQGHIRHDPAVGLLVTIPRSKGDQAGYGALVVMPAGQNPQTCPPCAYRRWMIASRAALSSRAEAMAAVFETPVFEDRQEHVCDTPARHDDAQAPVLRIIRRGGNMAGPISGDGLHRMIQRRAAEAGLSGPIGFHSLRAGFVTQARRNGADHRAVRQQTRHTSDALVDRYDREHFPLIDNAAADLGL from the coding sequence ATGACCACCGGCACACTGGCGCCTGCCACAGCAGGCCTGGACCGCCCGAATTCCCAGCACGCGATGGCGATGCTGGCCGAGGCGGCCCAACTGGCAGAAGCCAATTCCCTGTCCGAGCAGACACGGCGGCTCTACTCCTCTGACTGGCGGAGGTTCACCGCCTGGTGCTCCGCCGCGGGAGTCGATCCGATGCCGGCCTCCGTCGAGACCGTCCGAGCCTATGCGGCCTCGATGGCCCTCGGCGGTGAGGACTCCGGATACCGTCCGGCGACGATCGAGCGCCACCTGGCCGCCATCGGCTACGCCCACACCGCCGCCGGTCATTCGCCGCCGACCAAACACCCGGCCGTAGAGAACGTCATGCGCGGCATCCGCCGCGCCCTGGGATCCCAGAGCCGACAGATGCGGCCGCTGCTGCTGGCCGATGTCCGCACCATCATCAGCGACATCGACACCTCCAGCTGGCCTGCGGGGCTGGCCGGACTGCGCGACACCTTCGTGCTGCTGGGTGGCTTCGCCTCCGCGATGCGGCGCTCCGAGATGGCCGCGATGCTGCAGGGTCATATCCGCCACGATCCGGCGGTCGGACTTCTGGTCACCATTCCGCGGTCGAAGGGGGACCAAGCCGGATACGGCGCCCTGGTGGTCATGCCCGCCGGGCAGAACCCCCAGACTTGCCCGCCGTGTGCCTACCGGCGCTGGATGATCGCCAGCCGCGCAGCCCTGAGCTCCCGGGCCGAGGCTATGGCCGCGGTCTTCGAGACTCCGGTGTTCGAGGATCGCCAGGAGCACGTCTGCGATACGCCCGCACGCCACGACGACGCCCAGGCACCGGTGCTGCGCATCATCCGCAGAGGAGGCAACATGGCCGGACCGATCAGCGGAGACGGCCTCCACCGCATGATCCAGCGCCGCGCTGCAGAGGCCGGGCTCTCCGGTCCGATCGGGTTCCACTCGCTGCGGGCCGGATTCGTCACCCAGGCCCGTCGCAACGGCGCCGACCACCGAGCAGTTCGACAGCAGACCCGCCACACCTCTGATGCCCTGGTGGACCGCTACGACCGCGAGCACTTCCCGCTGATCGACAATGCCGCCGCCGACCTTGGCCTCTGA
- a CDS encoding antirestriction protein ArdA has protein sequence MTTQLSAAQQAQINNRNETGQWKQKTHGDIDDTADVLGFSEDDAERPQPVPMHPNRDRSEPKVWLEAEGAHAAGRVVGNWYAAEDAEDVTVADLYRDLDEAPDPDAGDEVAVTDHEGFDIGSHVTLSPSQTVELAQDFETVRDNHGDEGLAAYKAMIEDQGFGDHKPGPDEFSEAYIGDYESKEDWARDLVESSVPNEPQEPYRQTEQERQVEQQMYENLSRHVDMDRLESDLEAEDPGIDYDDYTEVMTHIDRESVEDSTGNSDIGSVVQGWIDDEDYGAIDQHLNHPDYEERAEEAVKAAVKARNGRWLKDNLDYESYARDAELEGAITFLEKNDGLDGVHVLHN, from the coding sequence ATGACGACACAGCTTTCGGCCGCCCAGCAGGCACAGATCAACAACCGGAACGAGACCGGCCAGTGGAAGCAGAAGACCCACGGCGACATCGACGACACCGCCGATGTGCTCGGCTTCTCTGAAGACGACGCCGAGCGCCCGCAGCCGGTGCCCATGCACCCGAACCGGGACCGCTCCGAGCCGAAGGTCTGGCTCGAAGCCGAAGGCGCTCACGCCGCCGGCCGCGTGGTGGGCAACTGGTACGCCGCCGAGGATGCTGAGGACGTCACCGTCGCAGACCTGTACCGGGACCTCGACGAGGCCCCCGACCCCGACGCGGGCGACGAAGTCGCGGTGACCGACCACGAGGGCTTCGACATCGGCTCTCACGTCACCCTCTCACCGTCCCAGACCGTCGAGCTGGCTCAGGACTTCGAGACCGTCCGAGACAACCACGGAGACGAGGGCCTGGCCGCCTACAAGGCCATGATCGAAGACCAGGGCTTCGGCGACCACAAGCCCGGACCCGACGAGTTCTCCGAGGCCTACATCGGCGACTACGAGTCCAAGGAGGACTGGGCCCGAGACCTCGTCGAGTCCAGCGTGCCCAACGAGCCCCAGGAGCCGTACCGCCAGACCGAGCAGGAGCGACAGGTCGAGCAGCAGATGTACGAGAACCTCTCCCGCCACGTCGACATGGACCGGCTGGAGAGCGACCTGGAGGCCGAAGACCCCGGAATCGACTACGACGACTACACCGAGGTCATGACCCACATCGACCGCGAATCCGTCGAAGACAGCACCGGCAACAGCGACATCGGCTCGGTGGTGCAGGGATGGATCGACGACGAGGACTACGGAGCGATCGACCAGCACCTGAATCACCCCGACTACGAAGAGCGAGCTGAGGAGGCGGTCAAAGCCGCCGTCAAGGCGCGCAACGGGCGGTGGCTGAAGGACAACCTCGACTACGAGTCCTACGCCCGCGACGCCGAGCTGGAGGGTGCGATCACCTTCCTGGAGAAGAACGACGGGCTCGACGGCGTCCACGTCCTGCACAACTGA
- a CDS encoding arsenate reductase ArsC gives MAADTPPLDTQVLQHTADDLARQYEGMFSAETIERYVFESYTTLSRTARIRDHLAILAERFAADRLRALALAQGTIETTVPQVLFVCVHNVGRSQIASALLAHYAGDRVEVRSAGSLPGSEVHPLVIDALAERHIDLSGAFPKPLTDDVVRAADYVITMGCGDACPIYPGKRYLDWELADPAEETPERIREIVDQIDDRVRALWTEIQN, from the coding sequence ATGGCCGCCGACACCCCGCCGCTCGACACCCAAGTCCTCCAACACACAGCCGATGACCTCGCCCGCCAGTACGAGGGAATGTTCTCCGCGGAGACGATTGAGCGCTACGTCTTCGAGTCCTACACCACCCTGTCGCGGACCGCGAGAATCCGCGACCACCTGGCGATCCTCGCCGAACGGTTCGCCGCCGACCGCCTCCGCGCTCTCGCCCTGGCACAGGGCACAATCGAGACAACCGTCCCGCAGGTGCTGTTCGTCTGCGTGCACAACGTCGGACGCTCCCAGATCGCCAGCGCCCTGCTGGCCCACTACGCCGGCGACCGGGTCGAGGTCCGCTCGGCCGGCTCGCTGCCCGGATCCGAGGTCCACCCCCTGGTGATCGACGCGCTGGCCGAACGCCACATCGACCTGTCCGGAGCCTTCCCCAAACCACTGACCGACGACGTCGTCCGCGCCGCCGACTACGTCATCACCATGGGCTGCGGCGACGCCTGCCCCATCTACCCCGGCAAACGCTACCTGGACTGGGAACTCGCCGACCCCGCCGAGGAGACACCGGAACGAATCCGCGAAATCGTCGACCAGATCGACGACCGCGTCCGCGCCCTGTGGACCGAGATCCAGAACTGA
- a CDS encoding gamma carbonic anhydrase family protein has product MPLITHRGATPQVHPDAYIAPNAVVCGDVHIGAETRVLFGAVVTAEDGRVTIGHRCVIMENALIRGRGIHPVEIGDNVLIGPHAHVNGATIGEECFLATGCSLFPGSRLAARVEVRINGVVHANTALPADATVPIAWVAVGDPAQVLSPDQHEKIWAIQRDLDFEGTVYGATDDTSFADVMAQQAQWYGRHRGDQVADERLR; this is encoded by the coding sequence ATGCCGCTGATCACCCATCGAGGGGCGACGCCTCAGGTTCACCCCGACGCCTACATTGCGCCGAACGCGGTGGTGTGCGGGGACGTCCACATCGGCGCTGAGACCCGCGTGTTGTTCGGTGCCGTCGTCACGGCTGAGGACGGCCGCGTCACCATTGGCCACCGGTGCGTGATCATGGAGAACGCGCTGATACGCGGACGCGGCATCCACCCGGTCGAGATCGGCGACAATGTGCTGATCGGTCCGCACGCCCACGTCAACGGCGCCACCATCGGTGAAGAGTGCTTTCTGGCCACCGGTTGCTCGCTGTTCCCAGGGAGCCGGCTCGCTGCTCGGGTCGAGGTCCGCATCAACGGCGTCGTGCACGCCAACACGGCACTGCCCGCCGATGCCACGGTGCCGATCGCCTGGGTCGCCGTTGGCGACCCAGCCCAGGTTCTATCTCCGGACCAGCACGAGAAGATCTGGGCGATCCAGCGCGACCTCGACTTCGAAGGCACGGTCTACGGCGCAACCGACGACACCTCATTCGCCGACGTTATGGCTCAGCAAGCCCAATGGTACGGCCGCCATCGCGGCGACCAGGTCGCCGACGAGCGTTTGAGATAA
- a CDS encoding DUF4111 domain-containing protein: MVLSDLCPIAEAPRCDFQYGEWLREDFVTGMLPKPVHDPDAVALLASAQHSHTVLRGPELDDLLGPVPPEVLRQALLAVVPRVIQDIVGDERNALLTMARIIVTLETGQMTSKDDAAQQVAPKLSGNDRVLLEHARAGYLGEVSDQWKDRSSQVTTLAHTLAELAEQTGPRHGSR, from the coding sequence ATGGTTCTCAGCGACCTGTGCCCGATAGCTGAAGCACCCCGCTGCGACTTTCAATACGGTGAATGGTTGCGCGAAGACTTCGTGACAGGGATGCTGCCGAAGCCTGTCCACGATCCTGACGCCGTTGCACTATTGGCGTCGGCTCAGCATTCACACACGGTGCTGCGTGGCCCCGAGCTGGACGATCTTCTGGGCCCGGTCCCGCCAGAGGTACTCCGACAGGCGCTTTTGGCGGTGGTGCCCCGCGTGATCCAGGACATCGTCGGTGATGAAAGGAATGCCCTGCTAACCATGGCGCGCATCATCGTCACACTAGAGACCGGTCAGATGACATCCAAAGACGACGCTGCCCAACAGGTTGCGCCCAAACTCAGTGGCAATGACCGCGTGCTACTGGAACATGCCCGAGCAGGTTATCTCGGAGAGGTTAGCGATCAGTGGAAAGACCGGTCCTCGCAAGTGACGACACTGGCACACACCCTGGCAGAGCTGGCAGAGCAGACAGGTCCCAGGCACGGTTCTCGCTGA
- a CDS encoding YqaJ viral recombinase family protein: MSEQTLSPAQQTQIENRDDLGKWKQKQHGDVDDSLDVLGIDEQAETVDYSFPEATQILRADATREEWLAERRHGVGSSEASALMGENRYKDVLDVYEDKIGVAEPVESNYRMRRGLAMEPGIREEFTLRTGIATQRRGLLANKERPYMRASVDSLTSDGGILEIKTTSYHNRRDWDEEEGRVPPEAYWQVQHSMGVTGRSHAWVAADVGGDFMIIRVDRNDDDIEALRGAVDELWDRKEAGNPPEPNSLEKIQSTYSTAESGKKTTATPEVEKAVSQFATAKEDEAAAKERQKTARAVIEGHMKDAEELVAEDGTRLATNRQNSTFSKSKFTKEHPELAKQFTVQKEDIDTKALSQAHPDLYTEFRARRFSI; encoded by the coding sequence ATGAGCGAACAGACCCTCTCCCCAGCCCAGCAGACCCAGATCGAGAACCGAGACGACCTCGGCAAGTGGAAGCAGAAGCAGCACGGCGATGTCGACGACAGCCTCGACGTCCTGGGCATCGACGAACAGGCCGAGACTGTCGACTACTCCTTCCCGGAGGCGACCCAGATCCTGCGCGCCGACGCGACCCGCGAGGAATGGCTGGCCGAACGACGCCACGGCGTCGGCTCCTCGGAAGCCTCAGCGCTGATGGGGGAGAACCGCTACAAGGACGTCCTGGATGTCTACGAGGACAAGATCGGCGTCGCCGAGCCGGTGGAGTCCAACTACCGGATGCGCCGCGGACTGGCCATGGAACCCGGCATCCGCGAAGAGTTCACCCTGCGGACCGGCATCGCCACCCAGCGCCGAGGACTGCTGGCCAACAAGGAGCGCCCCTACATGCGCGCCTCAGTGGACTCGCTGACCTCCGACGGCGGCATCCTGGAGATCAAGACGACCTCGTACCACAACCGCCGCGACTGGGACGAGGAAGAGGGACGAGTGCCCCCGGAGGCCTACTGGCAGGTCCAGCACTCCATGGGCGTGACCGGCCGCAGCCACGCATGGGTCGCAGCCGATGTCGGCGGCGACTTCATGATCATCAGGGTCGACCGCAACGACGACGACATCGAAGCCCTGCGCGGTGCTGTCGACGAGCTCTGGGACCGCAAGGAGGCCGGCAACCCGCCCGAGCCCAACTCCCTGGAGAAGATCCAGTCGACCTACTCCACCGCCGAGTCCGGCAAGAAGACCACCGCGACCCCGGAGGTGGAGAAGGCCGTGAGCCAGTTCGCAACGGCCAAGGAGGACGAAGCCGCAGCCAAGGAGCGCCAGAAGACCGCACGGGCGGTGATCGAGGGCCACATGAAGGACGCCGAAGAGCTCGTCGCAGAAGACGGAACCCGGCTGGCGACCAACCGCCAGAACTCGACCTTCTCGAAGTCGAAGTTCACCAAGGAACACCCCGAGCTGGCCAAGCAGTTCACCGTCCAGAAGGAGGACATCGACACCAAGGCCCTCTCGCAGGCCCACCCGGATCTCTACACCGAGTTCCGCGCCCGCCGGTTCTCCATCTGA